TACCCGGCGCTGGACGAGCGCGACGGCGAGCGCCGCGAGCGGACCGAACTCCGGCCCCACCACCATGGCTCCGACCACCGTGATGGCCGAATCCGTCACCACACCGATGGCGGCCAGCAGGCACGCGATGCACAGGAACGTCAGGTAGGTGACGCTGAGGCTGGACTCCTCGCGGGTCCGCGCAACCAGTTCATCCCAGATCACCGCATCGGCGCCGTCGCCGCCCGCGGCATCCTCGGCGTGATAGGCCGCGCTCGACAGGACTGTGTCGAGCGGCTCGAGGGTGATCGCGCCCGAGTGATGGATGTCAAGGGATTTGAGGCGCTCTACGACGTCATTGGCGGCTTCCCTGGCGACATCCGCGGTGATCTCGTCGCCCGCAGGGTCGACCGCGACACCGGAATGCACCACGATGTCGGTGACACCGGGGTCAGAGTGCAGGACGTTGAGCACCGGACCGCGCAGATCGGCCGGCGCTATGACACGTAGGTGCAGCACGGGCCGAGAGTAGCGTTGCCTGCCTGCGTTGACTTGGAACTGGCGCTGCGTTTGTACGAGTAGCGGTGTGCGTGGATTCGAAGTCAACGCTCGTAACGGACGACGAGCTCCTCCGGGGGCACCTGGTGTCCTTCCTCACAACGGATTTCGACGCCGGCCAGGGCACCGCAACCGTCATGCGCGAGCCGCAGCCCCGTGTCGCCCAGGTGTTTGCGCCCCCACTCGAACATCGCCCACACCACCGGCATGAAGTCGGTTCCGGATTCGGTCAGTACATATTCGTCGCGTTCGCGCTGACCGGGCTCGCGATAGGGCCGCTTTGCCAGCAACCCGGCCGCGACGAGGTCAGACAGCCGCGCCGAGGTTGCCGCTTTGGTGATACCGACCCGGCGGGCGAAGTCGTCGAATCTGGTGGTGCCGTAGAAGGCCTCGCGCATGATCAGCATCGCCGACTTGGTGCCCGCGAACGCCATGGTCCTCTCGATCGGGCAATGACCCACTGCCGACCAGCTGTCCCGGTCGGCGAGCTTGCCCTGCAGCATTCCCACGGAATCAAACCCCATCCCTGAGTTGTTCTAACTATACCCAGGTGCTATACCTGGGTAGTCATCACAATACTCAGCGTGGAGCATCAGGAGGCCAAGATGACCGGATATGCAGACCGGGACGCAGTCATCGTCGGAGCGGTCCGGACCCCGATCGGCAAAGGCAAGGCCAACGGCGCACTGCACGGCGTTCTGCCGGCGGATCTACTCGCGCACAGCCTGCGAGAGCTGATCACCCGAACCGGCGTAGACCCGGTGCTCGTCGACGACGTCATCGCGGGGGCCGTGACCCAGGTCGGCGACCAGGCCGTCAACATCGCGCGCAACGCCCTGCTGGGTGCGGGCCTCCCCGAAACCGTCCCCGGGACCACCGTGGACCGCCAGTGCGGCAGCAGCCAGCAGGCGATCAGCTTCGCGGCCCAGGGTGTCCTGGCCGGCGCCTACGACATCGTGATCGCCGCCGGCGTGGAGTCCATGTCGCGGGTGCCGATGGGCAGTTCGGTGTTGCCGGGCAGCGACCCGTTCGGTCTGGCCTTCGCCGAGCGCTACTCGGAAGGCCTTGTCCCGCAAGGCATCAGCGCCGAGTTGATTGCGGCGAAATGGGGCTTCTCCCGGGCTCAGCTGGACGAGTTCTCCGCGGGCAGCCACGAAAAGGCCGCCCGGGCCACCAAAGACGGCTTGTTCGACGCCGAACTCGCGCCGGTCGCCGGGCTGAGCACCGACGAGATCATCCGGCCCGGAACGACGGTCGACACCCTTTCCGGGCTGAAGCCAGCGTTCTACAACGAGGCGTATGCCGCGCGCTTCCCGCAGATCAACTGGGAGATCACCCCGGGCAACTCGTCACCGCTGTCCGACGGCAGCGCGGCGGTGATGATCACCAGCGGTGCGACGGCCAGAAAGCTAGGGCTCAGGCCGCTCGCGCGTATTCATACCACCACCGTCGTGGGATCCGATCCGCTGTACATGCTGACCGGCGTCATCCCGGCCACCGAAAAGGTATTGGCGCGTGCGGGTCTGACCCTGCCGGACATCGACCTGTTCGAGGTCAACGAGGCGTTCGCGCCGGTGGTACTGGCCTGGGCACACGACACGGGTGCCGACCTGAGCAAGACGAACGTCAACGGTGGCGCGATCGCGATCGGGCATCCGCTGGGCGCCAGCGGGGCACGCATCATGACCACCCTGGTCAATGCGCTCGAGCAGCGAGGCGGCCGCTACGGCCTGCAGACGATGTGTGAGGGCGGCGGCATGGCCAACGCCACCATCATCGAACGACTGGGTTGACCCACGCCGAAACGGTATTCCAGCAGAGAAAGTGCGGGTAGCGGCCTGCTGGAATACCGTTTCGGCGCAAAGGCGCTAAGCGCGGACGATCTCGAACAACGGGATGGCCCGCGTGGTGTTGGCCTGATATTCGGCGAACACTGGCGCGGCCTCGGCGATCTTCGGATAGGCCGCGTCGCGCTCGGCATCCGGCAGTTCCCGGGCCGTCGCGTCGTAGGCCTCGGTGCCCAACTCGATACGTACCTTCGGATTGGCCCGCAGGTTGTGCACCCACGCGGGGTCTTTCGGCGCACCCGCGTACGACCCCACGATCAGCATCTTGCCGTCGACGGTCAGATAGGCCAGCGGTGAGAGTCGTGGCTTGCCCGACTTCGCGCCGGTGGTGTGCAGCAACAGCAGGTCAGCTTGTTCGAACTGGCCGCCGACCTTGCCGCCGTTGGCCCGGAATTCCTCGACCACGTTCCGGTTGAAACCATCGAGGAATTCCGTGTCGGTGTAGAACTTGCCCTTGTCCATCTCGGTCATGACTTCTCCAGCTTCTCCGGCGGCGCTTCTATTCCACTATGTGTGTCTCGGGTCGGTTCCAGACGCGTGAAAACGCGCCGAAAACCGCAGGCTCCTGCGATCCTGGCTATCTCTGACGATTCGGTCAATTCGCCTTGGACCGCCCAACCGGAGAGGGGCACTACGTGCGGTGACATCGGCGACGCTCGACATCGATGGCCGCGTGGTCGACCGACGACGCGAGCTCGGCGAACTTCGCGCCGCGGCCGCGTCGGCCGAACGGGACGGCGGGACATCCGTGCTCATCAGCGGGGTTCCCGGGGTGGGCAAGTCGACCGTCCTCCAGGCCTTCGGCGACGAGCTCGCGCACCGCAACTGCACTTTCGCCTACGGCCGTTGTCGAGACGGCGCCGCGGCCCCGTATGCGGCGATAGGTGATGCGCTCACCTCGCTGGTCCATTCCATGATGGCGGCCGCCCCGGCGGAACGCGAAGTGTGGCGGGCCGATCTCAGTGTCGAAACATCGCCGCTGACAGGCGTTCTCGGGGATCTCGTACCAGAGCTCGCCGACGCACTCGGCGGGGTCGCGCCGGTGGCCGACCTCGATGCCGCCGAGACCCGCCGCCGCCTGCACCGCGCCGTGATCCGGCTGCTTTCGGTCACCGCCGCCCACCGGACGGTCGTACTCGCCATCGATGACCTGCAATGGGCAGACCAGGACTCACTGTTGCTGCTGTCGGAGTTGCTGGCCGTGGCCCCCCGCAGCGTTCTGGTGCTCGGCGCGTACCGCGCAGGCGAATTCGACGCAGCCACAGCCGGCCTCACCTCCCCGTACCTCCACAGTCTGGAACTCGACACCCTCGCGCCCGGCGACGTCGAGGAACTGCTCGCCGACGTGACGGGCCGCAGCCTCGAGCTGGCCGAGGTGGCCGCCGAATTCCAGCACCGCACCGGGGGGAATCCCCTCCAGATCCGCCAATTGCTGTACCGCGCACAGCGCGAAGGAGCCCTGAACCCCGTCGGCGACGGCGAGGACCCCGTCTGGGATCTGCGTGCGTTGTCCTCGATCGAGGTCTCCGCCACCGAGGCGGAGTTTCTCGGCAGCTACCTCAACCAGTTGCGTCCGCCGGATCTCGCGGTGTTGAGCTCGGTGTCGTGCATCGGCGGCGAGTTCGACCTGGCCGATGCCGCGGTAGCCGCTGCGAAACCATCAGACATTGCGGCACAGGCACTTTGGGCGTGCATGGAGCTGCGGCTCGTTGAGGCGGTCGACAGTGGCGGCCGGCGCATCGCGAATGCGATCAGCCGTGACGCCCGCTACCGCTTCAGTCACGACCGGGTCGCCGAGACCGCGCGGGCCTACCTTTCCGACGATGCACAGCGCGACGTGCACCTACGGCTGGGCAGGCGGCTGGTCGGAATGGGTGACGAGCGGTTGTTCGAAGCCGCGCGGCACGTCGGGATCGGCGGTCTGGGCGGCACCGACGACGCCGAACGCATCCGCTTCGTCGACGTATTGCGCCGCGCCGCCCGGAAAGCCCGGGTTCAGGCGTCGTTCCCGTTGGCGCTGGAGTACTGCCGCAGTGCGCTGAGGCTGCTCGGTCCCCAGCGTTGGGCCACGCATTTCCCATTGGCCAGGGAGCTGCAGCTCGACGCCGCGGACGCGGCACTGCTCGTCGGCGACGTTCCGGCGTTGTTCACCCTGCTCGACGAGGCCGACGGGGCGTTGTCCGAGCCGGCCGACCGCGCCCGGCTCGCCTACCTCCGGCTCAAGGGACGCGTCGCGCAGAACCGGTTGCGGGACGCGCTCGAGATCGGGCTGGCCGCGCTCGACGAGTTGGGCGAACCGCTGCCCGCCGAAGCGGGCAAGCCCCGAATGGCGAACGCGATGCTCCGGATGCGACTGACGATGCGACGTTGGAGCAACGAGCGGCTGCTCGGCCTGCCGGTCTGCCGCGATCCGCGCGTTATCGAACTACAACGGATCCTCGCCGAGATGCGCAGCATGTCCTACATCGTCCGGCCGAACCTGTTTCCGCTGCTGGTGCGCAAGCAGCTCGAACTCACCCTGGCCCACGGTCATACGCCGACCTCTCCCCTGGTCTTGGCCAGCTACGGCCTCCTGTTGGTCATACTGGGTGACCGCGCCGGGGCCCAGCGGTTCGGCGAAGTCGGGCTACAGCTCGCCGAGCGTCCAGAATTCCGGGAAGCCCGGCCGCAGACGCTGTTCATGCACCTCAATTTCATCCACCACTGGCGGCACCCCCTGCGCGATGGGCTCGGGTTGTTACGTGGCGCCGTCACCGAGGCCCTCGACCAAGGCGATCAGGAGTACGCCGGTTTTCTGGCCGCGACACTGATCTCCCAGTCGTTCTGGGTGGGCCGCCCGCTGGCCGAGATCGACGCGCTGGCCCAGTCCCTGATCCCTCAGTTCCGTTCCCAACGCGCACCGAGCATGCTCTGCCAGGCGCAGCAGCAGATGGCCCTCAACCTGATGGGCCGGTGTGAGGATCCGCTGCTGCTGGCCGGTGAGAGCGGCTACGACGAGCGGGAAGTGCTGGCCGCGGCGCAGCGCGAGGGCGACGAGGTGGCCATGGGCATCGTCGCCGCGATGAAACAGGGGCTGTGCTTCTGGTCCGGCGATCACATCGGCGCCGTACCGTTCACGGAGGAGGCCGTCCGGCACATGGACGGTCTGGTCGGGACGTCCGTATCGCAGCTCGTATACCTGATCGGTGCGCTCAGCCTGATGCAGCGCTCGACCCGAGACCGCGCGACCGCGCGATTCGTCCGCCAGGCGATGTCGTTGCACCGCAAGTGCGCCGAGTCGGCACCGGACAACTACGCGGCTTCATACGAATTACTCCAGGGCTCCTGGGCGCGCGCCCGCCGCCACTACGGCGAGGCCGAACGCCACCTGCACCGGGCCATCGCGCTCGCCGAGACCCACCAGCTACCCATGATCGGCGCCCGGGCGCATGAGGAGGCTGCGCAGCTGTACGCCGAGACATCGCGAATCACGTTGCGCGACCATATGTTGCGATCCGCTTACCAACGCTGGCTCAGCCTGGGCGTGACGATCCGCACGGACTGGCTTGCCCAGCAGCACCCCTGGTTGCTCAGCCGCGATCTGGTCCATCCGGGCTCGGTCGGTATCGACCCCGTCGGCGCCCATCAGCTGCTGCGGGCGCTGTCCGGGGCTCGTACCGCCGACAGTGCGGCTCGCATCATCCTTGGCTCGGTCGCCGACACCACCGGCGCCGGGCGCGTGCAGCTGCTCACCAGGTCCGCCGACCGCTCCTGGGTAGTACGGGCCGGGTACGACCACGGCGCAATCGCGATTCTGGACGCGCGGGCGGACGATTCGGGTTACTACGACGCCGACCTGGTCCTGCGCGTCGCGGAGAGCGGCGTCGCACACCTGGCAGCCCACACGCTGGCATCGCCGATCCTGGTACAGGACAAAGTGATCGGCGTGATCTGCGCCCAGCGCGATGCGAACGACGGGCACTTCACATCCGACCAGCAGGAGGCCGTCACCTTCCTGTGCGCGCAGGCCGCCGCGCCATTGTGGAACTTCCAGCTCGAGGCGCAGTTGAAAGCCGCCGACGAATACCGGCAGTCATTGATCGACGTGCAGTCCAGATTCGTTCCCAACGAACTGCTGCGCATCCTCGACATCGACGACCTTCGCAGGGTGCGCGCCGGTTACCGTGTCGAGCGCGAGATGACGGTGCTGATCAGCGACATCCGTGGATACACGACGATGATCGAGGACATGAACGTGTCGGAGGCCGGCAATCTGGCCATGGGCTTCCTGCGCGCCGTCGAACTTCCGATCATCAGCTGCAACGGTTTCGTCCAGGACGTCCGGGGAGACGAGATCGTCGCCGTGTTCGATTCACCCGACGACGCCGTCCGGGCGGGTCTGGCAATGCTGCGCTCCTTGCGGGAGCACAACCGAGACCGGCAGGCGCACGGTTCCGAGGTACTGCGGGCGGGCATCGGCATCAACACCGGCACGGTGGGTGTCGGCCTGGTGGGCGGCGTCAACCGCATGGTGTTGACCATCATCGGCGATGCGGTGAACCTGGCCGCACGGATCGAGAGCACGAACAAGCGGTACGGATCGGCCTTGCTCATCTCCGATGCGACCAGGACAAGGTTGAGCCCGGGATTCGACATCCGGCGCCTGGAACGGGTGATGGTCGTGAACCGCCGCAGGCCGGTGACGATTTACGAAGTGTACGACGATGATTCGGATGCGCTCCGGGATATCAAGCGCGCAGCCGCCCCCGCTTTCGAAGAGGCCTTCACGCTGTTCGACTCCGGAGACGTCGACCGGGCCCGTATCGCCTTCA
Above is a window of Mycolicibacterium boenickei DNA encoding:
- a CDS encoding DUF389 domain-containing protein, coding for MLHLRVIAPADLRGPVLNVLHSDPGVTDIVVHSGVAVDPAGDEITADVAREAANDVVERLKSLDIHHSGAITLEPLDTVLSSAAYHAEDAAGGDGADAVIWDELVARTREESSLSVTYLTFLCIACLLAAIGVVTDSAITVVGAMVVGPEFGPLAALAVALVQRRVSLARRAGAALLVGFPVAMVVTGLATLGFEALGWVQVTTFSELTQVDFIFQVGPFSFVVALLAGAAGMLSLVSSKSAALVGVFISVTTVPAAGFAVVAATVGDWGVAANSVLQLLVNLLGITLAGVLTLAVYRRAKVRRAVTSG
- a CDS encoding winged helix-turn-helix transcriptional regulator, producing MGMLQGKLADRDSWSAVGHCPIERTMAFAGTKSAMLIMREAFYGTTRFDDFARRVGITKAATSARLSDLVAAGLLAKRPYREPGQRERDEYVLTESGTDFMPVVWAMFEWGRKHLGDTGLRLAHDGCGALAGVEIRCEEGHQVPPEELVVRYER
- a CDS encoding thiolase family protein, producing MTGYADRDAVIVGAVRTPIGKGKANGALHGVLPADLLAHSLRELITRTGVDPVLVDDVIAGAVTQVGDQAVNIARNALLGAGLPETVPGTTVDRQCGSSQQAISFAAQGVLAGAYDIVIAAGVESMSRVPMGSSVLPGSDPFGLAFAERYSEGLVPQGISAELIAAKWGFSRAQLDEFSAGSHEKAARATKDGLFDAELAPVAGLSTDEIIRPGTTVDTLSGLKPAFYNEAYAARFPQINWEITPGNSSPLSDGSAAVMITSGATARKLGLRPLARIHTTTVVGSDPLYMLTGVIPATEKVLARAGLTLPDIDLFEVNEAFAPVVLAWAHDTGADLSKTNVNGGAIAIGHPLGASGARIMTTLVNALEQRGGRYGLQTMCEGGGMANATIIERLG
- a CDS encoding nitroreductase family deazaflavin-dependent oxidoreductase; its protein translation is MTEMDKGKFYTDTEFLDGFNRNVVEEFRANGGKVGGQFEQADLLLLHTTGAKSGKPRLSPLAYLTVDGKMLIVGSYAGAPKDPAWVHNLRANPKVRIELGTEAYDATARELPDAERDAAYPKIAEAAPVFAEYQANTTRAIPLFEIVRA
- a CDS encoding AAA family ATPase, which codes for MTSATLDIDGRVVDRRRELGELRAAAASAERDGGTSVLISGVPGVGKSTVLQAFGDELAHRNCTFAYGRCRDGAAAPYAAIGDALTSLVHSMMAAAPAEREVWRADLSVETSPLTGVLGDLVPELADALGGVAPVADLDAAETRRRLHRAVIRLLSVTAAHRTVVLAIDDLQWADQDSLLLLSELLAVAPRSVLVLGAYRAGEFDAATAGLTSPYLHSLELDTLAPGDVEELLADVTGRSLELAEVAAEFQHRTGGNPLQIRQLLYRAQREGALNPVGDGEDPVWDLRALSSIEVSATEAEFLGSYLNQLRPPDLAVLSSVSCIGGEFDLADAAVAAAKPSDIAAQALWACMELRLVEAVDSGGRRIANAISRDARYRFSHDRVAETARAYLSDDAQRDVHLRLGRRLVGMGDERLFEAARHVGIGGLGGTDDAERIRFVDVLRRAARKARVQASFPLALEYCRSALRLLGPQRWATHFPLARELQLDAADAALLVGDVPALFTLLDEADGALSEPADRARLAYLRLKGRVAQNRLRDALEIGLAALDELGEPLPAEAGKPRMANAMLRMRLTMRRWSNERLLGLPVCRDPRVIELQRILAEMRSMSYIVRPNLFPLLVRKQLELTLAHGHTPTSPLVLASYGLLLVILGDRAGAQRFGEVGLQLAERPEFREARPQTLFMHLNFIHHWRHPLRDGLGLLRGAVTEALDQGDQEYAGFLAATLISQSFWVGRPLAEIDALAQSLIPQFRSQRAPSMLCQAQQQMALNLMGRCEDPLLLAGESGYDEREVLAAAQREGDEVAMGIVAAMKQGLCFWSGDHIGAVPFTEEAVRHMDGLVGTSVSQLVYLIGALSLMQRSTRDRATARFVRQAMSLHRKCAESAPDNYAASYELLQGSWARARRHYGEAERHLHRAIALAETHQLPMIGARAHEEAAQLYAETSRITLRDHMLRSAYQRWLSLGVTIRTDWLAQQHPWLLSRDLVHPGSVGIDPVGAHQLLRALSGARTADSAARIILGSVADTTGAGRVQLLTRSADRSWVVRAGYDHGAIAILDARADDSGYYDADLVLRVAESGVAHLAAHTLASPILVQDKVIGVICAQRDANDGHFTSDQQEAVTFLCAQAAAPLWNFQLEAQLKAADEYRQSLIDVQSRFVPNELLRILDIDDLRRVRAGYRVEREMTVLISDIRGYTTMIEDMNVSEAGNLAMGFLRAVELPIISCNGFVQDVRGDEIVAVFDSPDDAVRAGLAMLRSLREHNRDRQAHGSEVLRAGIGINTGTVGVGLVGGVNRMVLTIIGDAVNLAARIESTNKRYGSALLISDATRTRLSPGFDIRRLERVMVVNRRRPVTIYEVYDDDSDALRDIKRAAAPAFEEAFTLFDSGDVDRARIAFKRCQRLLPDDPVAPLHLAHCDAMARGEMTPGQEVALHQK